The Thermocrinis ruber genomic sequence TCCGCCAGAACCCTACCCAAGGCGTCCAAAAGACAGACCTTTTCAGTGGGAAGGATGGGGCAATGGGAGAGAACTATACTTAGGGCTTCTTCATAGGGCATCATACTAAAGCTTCCTCCACCTCCTTTAGGCTTACAACCTCCTCGGGATGGGCGATTCTACCCAATACCGCGCTCGCTGCAACCACCGCAGGGTTTGCCAAGTAGGCTTCGCTCTTTGGATGTCCCATCCTTCCGGGAAAGTTTCTGTTGGAGGTAGATATACACCTTTCCCCTTCTGCCAGAATGCCCATATGACCACCAAGACATGGACCGCAGGTGGAGACAGAAACCACGCATCCAGCCTCCAAGAATATGTCAATAAGACCTTCTTTCAGAGCTTGCATATAAACCTTCTTAGAAGCTGGGATCACTATACACCTAACATAAGGGTGTACCTTTCTTCCCTTCAATATTTTTGCAGCGATCCGAAGGTCCTCTATCCTTCCGTTGGTGCAGGAGCCTATGAAGGCTTGGTCTATGGTTATGTGGGTGGATTCACTTACTGGATGAACATTGGAGGGTAGATAGGGCCATGCTACCAAAGGCTCCAACTTGCCCGCATCCCACTCGTAAATTTCGGAATATTCTGCATCCGGGTCGCTATGATAGATCTTCCAAGGTTTTTTTGCCCTCTGGGATACATACTGTAGGGTCTTTTCATCGGGTGCAATTATGCCGTTCTTTGCTCCCGCCTCCACCGCCATGTTGGTGATTGTAAAGCGCTGATCCATGGAAAGATGTCTTATGGCTTCACCTTCAAACTCCATAGCCTTGTAGAGGGCTCCATCCACGCCAATCTGCCCTATGGTGTGCAAAATCAGGTCTTTGCCCATTACCCACGGGGAAGGTTTTCCGTAGAAGATAAACTTCATGGAGTGGGGAACCCTCAGCCAGGTTTCTCCCGTCGCCATGGCGTAGGCTATGTCGGTGGAACCCATACCGGTGGAGAAGGCTCCAAGAGCACCGTAGGTGCATGTATGAGAGTCCGCACCAACTACCAAGTCTCCGGGAACCACGAGACCTTCCTCCGGTAGGATCGTATGTTCTATACCCTCTCCCTCCTGGAAGAACCACTTTATATTGTGCTTTTTGGCAAAGTCTCTGACCATCTTTGCCTGCTCGGCGGACTTTATATCCTTGGCGGGTACAAAGTGGGAAAGGACTAGGGCGATCTTTTCTGGGTCAAAGACCTTGTCTATGTTGTATTTTTCAAGGATCTTTATAGCCAACGGTGCTGTTACATCGTTTGCCATTGCCAGGTCTATCTTTACGGTTACTAAATCCCCCGGCTTTACTTCCTTCTTGCCGGCATGGTCTGCAATGATCTTTTCGGTTATCGTCATTCCCATCTTTCTACCTCCTTTTTAATTTTAAACTTTAACTTCCTCCTTGGCAGGCTCCTTCTTAAATTCTTCCTTCTTGCATTCGTTCTTTACTTCAACGCCGTAGAGTTTAAGCACTTCCACGAACTCCTCGCAGGAGATAGTTTCCTTTTCAAGGAGCCTTTTGACCACAGCCCTCAAGGGCTCTTTATAAGTTTCTATGATAGCCTTGGCAGTCTCGTAAGCTTCCGTCAAGAGCCTTTTGACCTCTTCGTCTATGCTCCTTCTCATCTCCTCGCTTATGTCTATGGAGGTGGTCATGCCACCCAAAAAGGGATTTACCACACGCCTTACCGCCACGGGACCCACCTTCTCGCTCATTCCCCACATAGAGACCATCCTGTAGGCAAGCTCCGTTGCCCTTTGCAGGTCGTTCTCCGCACCGGTGGTTATACCCTCTTTGCCATAAAAAACTTCTTCCGCTGCCCGTCCGCCAAAGAGGACTATAAGCCTTCCCATTAGATCCTGCCTGTCGTACATATGCTTATCGTCAATGGGTAATTGTTGGGTAACGCCCAGAGCCATACCCCTTGGTATGATGGAGACCTTATGGAGGGCGTCGGAGCCCGGCACCATCAGGCTCATTATGGCGTGCCCTGCCTCGTGGTAGGCTATCTTCTCCTTCTCCTTGGGAGATATGACCATACCCTTACGCTCCAAGCCCATGGTAACCCGGTCTATGGCCTCTTCTATGTCTTCCATCTCTATGTATTCTTTCCCTTTCCTTGCGGCTAAAAGT encodes the following:
- the leuC gene encoding 3-isopropylmalate dehydratase large subunit, coding for MGMTITEKIIADHAGKKEVKPGDLVTVKIDLAMANDVTAPLAIKILEKYNIDKVFDPEKIALVLSHFVPAKDIKSAEQAKMVRDFAKKHNIKWFFQEGEGIEHTILPEEGLVVPGDLVVGADSHTCTYGALGAFSTGMGSTDIAYAMATGETWLRVPHSMKFIFYGKPSPWVMGKDLILHTIGQIGVDGALYKAMEFEGEAIRHLSMDQRFTITNMAVEAGAKNGIIAPDEKTLQYVSQRAKKPWKIYHSDPDAEYSEIYEWDAGKLEPLVAWPYLPSNVHPVSESTHITIDQAFIGSCTNGRIEDLRIAAKILKGRKVHPYVRCIVIPASKKVYMQALKEGLIDIFLEAGCVVSVSTCGPCLGGHMGILAEGERCISTSNRNFPGRMGHPKSEAYLANPAVVAASAVLGRIAHPEEVVSLKEVEEALV